Within Acidobacteriota bacterium, the genomic segment TCCATTATCTTCAACTCGAGAGGCGACGATGAACGAACGAACAGGCGGTTCTTTTAGTTTGAGAGTCAGGCGGCGCCCTGCTCTTTTGCTAATCGCGCTGGGCGCGATGCTCTGTACATACGCTTGCGGAGGCGACTCGCATCATACCGGCGCCGCCGCGAACTATCCCACCGGGATCAGCGAAGACATCGAGCAGCAACTCAAGTACGATGCTCGCGTTGAGAGCTTCGACACAAGCAGCAGCGAGGACCTGATCGTCAACGTAAATGAAACGTGGGTGCACTCTCCTCCAGGCATGCAGGAACGCTCAGTTGGACAGTGGTATAACACGTGGCACTCGAATCATAACGGCAGCGTGATCGTCCAGTACGACGGCAACAAGATAGCAAGCTGGACTAGCCAGGACGGATACAAACCCGAGACGAAGTCGAAGACCGGGGAGTCACAGTCCGAAGGCTGACTCAGGATGACGCAAATTGAAAATTGAAAATTGAAGAAAATTTGAAATTTGAAATTGGAGATGCACCTGCTCGGCCGGCCCGCCCGTATAATAGACATATCATCATCCGAGGCTAACGGGAGGCTCTTATCGATGGCTGCTCGAGTGCTCCACCTTATCTTGATTGGAATCTCTCTCTTCTCTGTTCCCGCGCTGGCATCCTCCGACGGAAGGCTCGAGCGCGAGTTTTCCCAACGCCTCACTACGATAACCGTCGAGAACCCGGATGGTATTACCGAGGCACAGACCTGGGCGGAATCCACGGTCAGGGTGATTGCCTCGCGTGCGAACAGCGATGGCGATGCGCTGAACTCGGAGGTCTCGTTTGGCGCGCCCGCGCCGGACCATTTGAGAGTCGCCGTAAGACTCAAAGGCGGTGGGCATCCAGTCAGGCTTACCCTTTATGTGCCAGGCTCGATGCACCTCGCCGTCCGAAGCATCAGAGGCAACGTCACTATTATGGGCGAGCTCGCCGGACTCTCCGTTCATACTGAATCCGGGGCAATCACCCTTCATTTGCCGGAAGGTTCAAACTGCGATCTTTCGCTTCGCGCAATTAGAGGCGCGATCGAATCAAGAGTGCCTTTGAAGATCTTTGGGCGGACGGACGCTCATGTGCTCGACGCCAGAGCTGGTCAGGGCGGTTCGACGGTTATAGTTCGAAGTTCGCTGGGAAACATCAGCGTTCTGCCGGACGTTGCGTCTCGCATCGCCATGCTAAGCAGAACGGCCGATAATCTGGATAAGACCGGTCCAATCAATAGCCTCGCGAAAACACCCGGTTCGAAATTGAACCCGACCGTTGAACCACGCTCATCGTCAGACCGTGATGGAATCCATTCGGGTGAGGAGCTGCTCAAGCTCGAAGCGCGCCTCGTCAACCTGAACGTGAAAGTCACAGATGTTAGCGGCAAGACGTTGCCCGCCCTAAGGAAGGAGGACTTCGTTGTCTACGAAGACGATGTTAAGCAAGTCGTCTCTTACTTCGAGCCCGTCACCGCTCCTTTGAATATCGTCTTGCTCCTCGACCTCAGCGGCAGCACCGAACATAAGATTAAG encodes:
- a CDS encoding VWA domain-containing protein, producing the protein MAARVLHLILIGISLFSVPALASSDGRLEREFSQRLTTITVENPDGITEAQTWAESTVRVIASRANSDGDALNSEVSFGAPAPDHLRVAVRLKGGGHPVRLTLYVPGSMHLAVRSIRGNVTIMGELAGLSVHTESGAITLHLPEGSNCDLSLRAIRGAIESRVPLKIFGRTDAHVLDARAGQGGSTVIVRSSLGNISVLPDVASRIAMLSRTADNLDKTGPINSLAKTPGSKLNPTVEPRSSSDRDGIHSGEELLKLEARLVNLNVKVTDVSGKTLPALRKEDFVVYEDDVKQVVSYFEPVTAPLNIVLLLDLSGSTEHKIKTMKKAAQKFVDSLKPTDRIAVAGFTRRFFVISNFTTDHRLLKDRIDDIKNRHSGTAYYDAMWATLDLLDEANATRKAIVVLTDGVDNSLDHPNDSEFDPKHGFDELLTRIEEADTTIYPIYLDTEYETVGMSGRNGHAAYVTARKQLAALAEQTGAAMFKAERAEDLEGVYQQVAAELHSLYSMAYTPELVRTDGKWRKINIAVALPGAKVRTKRGYFAK